One Arachis hypogaea cultivar Tifrunner chromosome 2, arahy.Tifrunner.gnm2.J5K5, whole genome shotgun sequence genomic window, taaagaatttccaaatcatgtttttaaattaactaaggctctttatggtcttagacaagctccaagagcttggtatgaaaggcttagtgccttcttgttggaaaatcattttcaaaggggaaccaccgacactaccttattcattaaagcatctaatgatgatatccttcttgttcaagtttatgttgatgacattgtatttggttcggccaatgttttcttgtgtgaagagtttggaaaactcatgactagtgagtttgagatgagtttaatgggagagcttactttctttcttggcctccaaattaagcaaactcctagtggtacttttattcaccaaggcaagtatgcaaaagaattgataaagaaatttggcttagaaaattccaaaccaatgggaactctaatgcatcctaacactaaacttgaaaaggatgatgatggcctaGATGTGGATGAGacacggtatagaggaatgattggctcattaatgtatcttacatcctctagaccggatattgttcaaagtgtgggtgtatgttcaagattttaatctcacccaaaagaatcccatttaACGGCTGATAAGCGCATCATTAGGTATATTAAGGGAACctgtgattatggcttgtggtatccaaaatctgatgatttttgtgcagtagggttttgtgatgcagattatgcgggagatcgagtggatagaagaagcacctcgggcatgtgttgcttcctaggaagctcactcaacatgtggtcaagcaagaaacaagccacagtggctctatccacagctgaagctgaatatatatccgcatctgtgtgttgttcacaattaatttggttaaaaactcaattggaagattacaaattaaaaatcaatagcatacccttattttgtgataacatgagtgcaataaatatttccAAGAACCCTGTTCTGCACTTAAGAACgaagcacattgaaattaaatatcattttattagagaacatgtgcaaaagggtactattgatattcaatttgtaaaatctgaggaacaacttgctgatatttttacaaaacctctctgtgaagacagattctgcaccttgagaaaaagtttgggaatgtttgatttaagttccaTTGATAACTTGTGAAATATTAATTCTGTCCAGTTTTATCTCGTAGGAATGGAGGAGATAAATTCAGGATGTGTTGAACGGGCCATGATACAGGGGGAGACTGAACTGAAGTTAATTATTTTGGGTCCCACCAAATCTCTTTGACATCACTCTGACCCGTTTCTCATTTTTTTGgaagttttcaaatcaaatctttatcctttcctcatcccttgattctaggaactATTTTCACTTGTCTTGAATTAGTATGGATTGTATTATTTTTGCTCATTTTTGCAGGGTCGCtccttgacaaaaaaaaaggactgaattgaaactgttatgtttcattgatttgttgcACTGTTTTGCAGACTTGTTTTGCTCTATTTTATGCTCTGATCTGGCTCTGTTTTGAACACTTTGTGTTAGTGGAATAATTTCGAGTTGAGCTTTGATtgtcattgataaatttatttgctcaaatgcATGTGTGATATGGAATTTTATTAAGGTGTTTGAAAAACATTTTCTTATGAAAATATGATTCAGTCTTAAAGGATCCAAATCCTTGAAATTTTCATCCTTTAGGAATCATTTGGAGTTTGTACACAGTTTTTTGTTGTCTTGTTTTAGGTATTGTACTTGGATACTCTGGACCATTgtgttttggtgaaaaacaaataTTCTGCTGTTTGGTATgttgttttcatttattttgcagtgccccttgatgccaaaagggggagaaaatagctgaaaattgaaaatggaaaataGGGGATGAAACTCTTTTGAGAGTTCATGATCACTCTTGTTTATGCTTGCTTGATAATGCACTTGTTTTATCATTATTGCTGCTGATTGATTCATCATTGATAAACTTGTtggtttaaaaatttatttttggcagttcctttaattgTGTAACATATCAAAACTGCCttgttttgtttttcaaatatttttcatcataTTGTTTTGCTCTGATATCCTAAACaagaaaatgtttgaaaaatatttggatacagtttgagcagtaaatcagtttatgatatcaaatgagttttgattatcaattaaaactgctcataaatcaagcaattTAGCATTATAAAatttgctaaataacattgttacttgaagcttgatttaaATGTTACAGATttatgcttcccttggtaaaatagcatatattaagggggagccatgtgacattttgaaagggggagaaattcaaaatcaaagggagtattccttactcaatctttaaatttctttccatttcaattttaataatgtttgtcatcaagggggagattgatgagtttggaaaactcttatttaattttgatgatgaacaaacattattaaaatatttaaatacaaaattattaatttaatcctAATTCATAtatgcttaattaataattttgtaatgcaGGAATTgaattgggccgaaaataaaataaaatgctacAGCCCAAGTGTGAATTTGCTTTCCAATTCagcattgattcaaaaatattcaatgatATATGGCTGAATTATTGTAATGATTTATTGGGCTAGATTAACATTGTTACAAGCCCAAAGAAAGCTTCCCATGTTTGATCCAAATCCATCAGGAAAGAAATTGATACTAGTTGggccaaaataaaatttattggtACCAAGCCCAATGTTGGTGAATGCTTCCATGCCTTATCCGAATCCATGAAGCATATGAAATGCctaaatgcttccaacggattccaaCTCACTCTTTGaaggatttgaaatttaattaaacCAGCATGGGGAACATGAGAGAGAGTGTGATTGACATGATGGTGATCATAATGATACACGCCACTCTAAGCTAGGGAAGTGggactttaatttcatttcattattACCCATTAGTTTGATTTCaaacttctctcttctctctcatctctttccttctcttttcGGTTAATACACAGGAAACAATGGCCTCCATGGAAGCTACTTGGAGCTACCAAAAGGAAAGgaaagcaagcctaaagaccatcgagttgatggcacgaaaaagaaaaagaaaagtaagctgtggctgagattatcacctaatctggtaagatttggtgaggtaatctcggatccttcatactcaaaaagaagGATGAAGATTCGGCCAAGAGATGAGATTCTTGAGGCGTGACTTGTCTTCGATTCTGATCAACCACCACaaggagtagctagagtggcgaagtgatggttgaaggcagagattgaagcagatgaagtcatcatcatcatgaggcatcaagggccagaaatccatcttggagaggaagccaaggatggagagcccggattgatgaagggtgatgatcaagaaaggactagaggtaattgcatgttggttaatgcatggttatctcttctctctctgagtggccgaaccggttctgtgttcattgaaggaggaagaaagttggttcggttttggcttcaagtgtggaggctttcctcttctttaaaaagggggaacaaccactgtttgaagcaaggagtaagatttgagagtgcaaggcacagagttctcagagctacctgagctaacagatttcacttctccttcaatgttttctgttttgtatttttctgtttaattttgtcatgtcttgagtctcatggaaaaaggcaaacagtgaggtttgtaagaaaaagccatagagtggaaaaaaggcagagagtgcaaaattaaaagaaaaagccatagatgtcttagagttcctttgtacatctgtgttgtgtttcatgattctatgggaatccccttgtaagttgggttagcactttacaatttgtaatctggatgattatagtgaaattccatcattgttgtgatggagactggatgtaggctgcactgcacttagcagctgaaccaggatatatctgggtgtaatcttctctccttcttcctacttcaattctgtttttactgttcagatgaagaatcaaaaatgtctcgtgtcaagtgacgagacaaaatgaaaatgtctcgtggctagggacgagataaaacagaaaagtctcttctaagtccagcaagttttagcaagcaaaaaaaggggctaagattcaacccccccttctcttagccactgaaaccatcacaaTTGCCATACGAACAGTACTACTCCAAGGATGCTAAAAATGAAACCAAGTAAAATATAACATTaataagtaatgaagaagaacacatggctcATGGAATTAATAATAAGAGTAAATAGCCATTTCTGACTATTAAAGATTTGGACGCTGACATTTCTAACCATAAGAGACAGAAATTAAAGTTATACCCATGAAAGATGAATTTTTTcagacaaaattatccaaactctaaaaaattaaattaaatttcaaatttacccTCTAATATAACGTAACTCTAATTACTAATTTTACTCCACATCACTACTCTCCCAATTTCAAATCCTACCACTACTTTCACCCTCAACTACCACCATTAATGCCGCCATCACCACTACCACCGCCATCACTCCATTCTTTTCTGCCACCATTGCCACCGCCACAAGCAAGCAGGAGGAAGAGGAATATAAACATGGCCGGCACCAGTGAATCAGGGAAATTCACCACAATCCAAGAGAAGATCACCTTTGATAAAGAGACTAAGAAGAGCAAGTTCATCGCCATCGTTGGCCCATCTCCGAGGAGAAATCTACCATGCCTTTCCTTTCAGGTTCTTTTCTTCCACTTCCGTTTGATCTCTTAGAATTTCTTCATGCCAATTTTATTTTACTTCGTTCATTGATTGTTAGGTTCGGATCCACGTGCTACCCATAATTGTTGGGCTTATAAGGTACAATAAAGACCATCAACCTTAGCCAAATAGAACTCATCATCCGCAACCACCTCCGAGTTCTCTCTATCAGCCACTACCAAAATAGGTTCCTCCTTATAATACTTGTTTACCTTCCACGGTAAAATCCTGGCATCCACAAATGAAACCACAATTCCTCCTTTTCCTATCGTAGCCAACGACTCCCACCATAGCTAGATTCGGAGCGCCCTTTTCGTCGAACTTATTATCAACAATGTAATGGGCGGCGGCGGAGCGCTAAGAGACATTGAGGAGGTAGATCTCATAGAGAATCTTAGCGCCGCTGATATTGAAGGCGGGAGGATGTTGGTCAGTATTTGACTGTTGGAGTGACTTACGAACCTGAGCGGCAACGACAAGGCGATTATGTGCAATGCCGGATATGCTGGTGAGCTCATCAATGGAGGGAGGGGTGAAGCATCGTGGTGGAGTGGTGGTAAGATAAGGAATTGGAAAAGTGGTAGTGTGGAGTAAAATTAGAAGACAGAGTTATGATATATTAGAgggtaaatttgaaattttatttaattttttaggatttgaataattttgtttGTAAAAACCTATCTTTCATGGGTATAACTTTAATTTCTGTCTTTTATAGATAGAAATGTCAGCGTTCAAATCTTTCATGGTTAGAAATTGTTCTTTACtcttataaatattgtctccaaagaaGTTGGGTTGGGAGAAGTTAGGGTTtgccaaaaaattacaaaaatactccCTTGCCAAAAAAACACTAAGTTCGATGGAGAAGCCCACCCCGCCAAAATTCGCAGTTTAAGCGGTGTGGGTTAAGCGGACTTTTGCTATTTGACTATCTCAATTTTTCAATCCAACCCGCTTTTTTTGGCAGGTTACGCAGGTCGGACCGACGGGTTTAGACCCGTTTGCCAACCCTACCTACGACACATGCATGGTATCATATTATCATGTTGTGTAATCATATTATTAATTATCCCATTTGTAACAATAATTTAGAATTTGTTTAAGTgtcattataaattattaaagaaagattttttttcttttaatgtatttgataaaattttattaataaaaataaaaatattaaagaataaaaaatattttttgaattataattcagatcttttttaaaaaaaaatatttttaacataataaataaataaataatactttatattatgagtttaattttgatgcactgacagtgtaaaatattttatatagtcaTACAATCACAACCGTTCTCTTAGATGACCATTCACACAGTCAatgtaaaaagtagttatttttgctAATGTAGCGTTATATGATTAGATGCAAGTGTAAAATGATTTTACACTAGATGTTCTGGTTTTGATGGTCAAACTTGCTTCAGCTGtaatctatatttatttattattataattatgttttggatgaaaagttagtttataattatgtttattagatttttataattacaaagactttaatgtttgtgaatataaaaattataatttttttatacttttagaaattataaatttattaaaatgattgtaaaattatatatattatttaatggttaatagtaaaaaaaaaaaaaagaaatttggcGGACTGAACCCGCCAGCCCACAGTTAGACGGGACAGGGTGAAATTTTAgaaccgcctcactaggcggagCGGAGCGGACTTCCCCGCTTACCACCCCTAGTCATAGGAATCGATTATGTTGTCCATTACATTATGAAAAAGCCTATGATAATTTTCAgatagggaaaaaaaaaaaagattaatcaGGGAGAAAGatctatttcatattttatatatttggTTAATTACAATTAGAAATACCTATTTTAATTACCATTTATACTAATTCTAACAATATCTAACTCTATTTCTGTTAATTAGTTCAAGCGCAATATGTAACTCTATTTCTGTTAGCATTCAAAGAACCAGATTGTTAATTCCAAAGTAAAGTGTTCGTTGTTTAAAAGCATTAATAGCACAATCAGCTGTTATTTGAACCAATTCAGTTTTGAATCGAATGCCATAACCAATCCCAATCCCTGATCCTGGTTTACCCTTCCTTAATCCTGGATTTCCTGAAAGATTTTCCATTTCATGAAACTGTTAAAGACTTAAAGCAGATCAATTTTACACCAACAAATACACAGAGAAGTTATTTGTATacttaatttgttttaatttgtgCATTAAATCAACGTTGTATATACTTTTTAAATAGACATCTAAATTGgttcttaataaaatttaaatcagaTATTTCAGtctcttaataaattttttatttttataagtctttgaaaattatttttttttaaaaagattcttCCATTCATTATTTTAAAGAGGGACTAATTTATCTTatgatgatattttttaaaatctagttgtaataaaatttgttagaaaTTTATCTGTTTAACacgtatattaaaataaaatttaattaaaacaatAGAAAATACAATTTGTACAACAAAAATAATTCTCGAagatttttagtaaataaaaattttttaggaATCAAAATGTtcaatttaaaagtttttaataatcaatttgaatatttattctaattttttattacaaatatgaattaaaatttgtaaataaataatttcacatcttatccaataataaaaaatatatatcgactgagtatatatataaaataaaaatgaatacaaATAATAGTTCACATTGAACTCACCAAGCACTCTATTACTAGACCTTAGGTCAGACCCAAAGTCTAAGAAAACAACACCAGTAAGTTGTTTGTCCTGTAAAAAAAGAGTGATCAATGGCTTAAAGATCAAACATAATTTGTATTACATATTAGAGCATTAATTAATTTAGATACTAAATTTTAATCTTCATATATAAGATGCATtgtttattataattagtattatgggaggataaaaataaaatgcttGGTAAATAATACTTTAAAATGTGAGCATGTTAGATATAATTTACACAAAAATGatctaaaataacaaatattatgaACTAGTTAACATATATGATACTAATTAACTTCTCTTTAAAAAAGTTAAAGAGGTAGTAAATATAAACATAGTAAATGAGAAAATTTTGTGCTTAATATTACCTAAACTAACAAGAGATGTGTGTAATTTATTCTAAGATAAGCAATTGAATAACTTAATTATTATATGTAGGTGATTTCTAATATATACATCTATATTTATGGtggttatataaatattattaaaattacattttttaatattttactaacattttcttagtaatatttaaaaaaatattattaaataataaaaaatattactttaattttaatcacactttttaaaatatttaaccgCCGTAATTACTGTaacataaatatactaaaataggTAACACTAATTGTAAAGTATTATTAGGCAGCATTATTATTACTATACCAATGGGAATGAAAATTCATTCTTAGAAACCACAGATGAGTAACCAGAACCAACTGCACCTTCACCATAGCCTCTTACACTGTTGGGGCCACCAATTGCAAATGCTTCATATGGAGCAGTGGCTCCTACAAGTGAACCACCATTAAACCTGCCAAGTAAcattgcaaataaataaataatcataataataataataattaattagctaGCACAACAACAGCAAAATCTTTGTTTACTTTTATCATTAATTGTACTCAAGAAGAAAGGAAATGTGCAAATGTTGATTGTCTCATAGTTTTTATCTCTTTGTATATTAATTTCAACTCTTTTAGTCTCCAAATAACTCTTCTTTTTAAAGgatatgtaataaatatataaataaagaatttaattttaatacgttCATAGTgtctaattatattatttttttggatgATTAATTATACAattaatatgtaaaaaataattatttttatttatgtaatgtatataatttaatacacatataaaattattttacatatagtgtatcaaaattaaattcataaataaattattaaaattatacgaTAACAGATAAAAATTAGATTGTTTTGTTGAGTTACACAAATGTccttttgaaaaattataaaatgattATCACAAATTGATAGAGATTATTAATGTAAAGGTAAAATTAGAAAGAATTAATTAACTAAGATTACATATATTACAGCTCTAAAATAATAGATATTGCTTGATAAAATGTTGACCTTTCTAAGAcatttattactaattaattaataacaacatCTTAAAACATCATAAACACAAGTGAATTGGCACTCACAAAGTGGAGAAAAATGCTGATCCAATTTTGACTCCTTTTGAAGCAGAAAACTTGAACCGATTAAAGATTGCTAAGTTTGGATGAATTGGAATCCCTTGTTCAACTCTAAAACTGTACTGAAAGCAGAGTAAATTTGAAGCTATTAGCAAATAGAAATTAATACTGTGAGttaaaagtttatatatatatatatatatatatatatataatagactaGATAACCAATGAAGAGGACTTACATGAGAAAATTTGTGATCATTTACTTCTTCAAATCTAGATTCTTGACTAATCACTACCATGTTGTCATATGAATTTCCActacataaaatttaattttacattATTATGTGTGTTAAGTTAGTTTTATATAAATAGCACTGAATATTTATGAATTTGGTCAACCTTAAAGTCAATGGAAAACCATCTAGGTCTCTGCTTACTGAACGGCCACAATCATTTATGAAATGAATATGCTgcaaaagaattaaaataaaaataaaaattcaagttGTGAGTTGtgactttattatttgatttgtttcCAACCTCAAAAATATGTCCAATTATTAAAGAAAGGTGTTTCGccacaaaataaaatcaaataaaaataaaaggaaggaaagagagaaagaaaggtgGTGGGACTGAAATTTTACATGAAAAACTAATTAAATAGGCAAAATTTAAACGAAATTTATTGACATGGTAATCCATAATTTCATATAGAGTTTGTTTAATGGGATTCTCTGAGAAGCAGTACTACTCTCCAATCTCCTatcttaattaagaaaaatattttatattttttctttttctgttgcaaatatctatttatttgtttatgaaaaaaGACAAATATTTGTAGATATTaaccaaaaaaatccaaaagaatTAATTCTAACATTATAAACAtataatacaaattaatttaacatcaTCTAActtgtatattaaaaaattataatctaCTCATCATTAAAAGAACAACACATATAAGAAAATATAACATGAAAATTCATCTTCATCCATGCCATTCCAATTAaagtatgatttttaattttagtcttagttttatatgcataaaaaaattaatatatatttaataatttcacATGTCATAAAAATTTAGCGTGTAATTTATGGATGaaaattttggatttaaatatttaaaataaaaaaattaataaaataaaaaatttattattattaaatttatatttttattatatttaaattttattattttaatttaaaaaaaattattaattattttattattttattaattcttatCTTAAAAGATCTTACTTCAAAAACTTTTGCCCTCTCTACTTCACTCCTATTTCTCCTCTCTCCTAAAGATATGATGGGAGCTCAAATTTTAAAACCAAACACAACTCTTGAGAGGCTATTAATAATAATCCTCTCACTTTTATAAATAATCAATGAAAAATTAGCCACCTTTGTGGACGAATGATCCTCCAATTTTAAAGATTAGTCTTAttcattcaaattaaataagttgaatttgaaaaatatcagtaattaatattttttattaatattatttaatatttaattagtattttatttttttattattaagatataaaatttaaaatttaatacttaatatttaaaatattaattaaaaataataaactttgctaataatataatatggatttttttaaaataaaataaaaaattattattttttcaaattttattttttaaactttaatttctcaaatataatttttttaaaacaagttTGATGTATACCCGACGAACTCTATAATTTATATAAAGTTCTCTTAATCTCCTGGTAAATTTCACCCAAATTTTCGAATATCCAAATTTCTAAGTCGTTATTATTATCTCCAAACAGTATATAAgtctctaaataataaataagaatacaCAAAAATATCAATTAACAACGAACTTAAAATAGATTAAACAGAATATTTTTTATGGAATAATTATTTaaagtttttagagagagaaaggcGAGGAAATGATTGGCATAAGGAAAAAGAATTGGGGACGTAATGTTACAAATCAGAAGATATGGTTTTCATATTCatgtcattttttaaaatatttccattgaaaaaaattttaaaattattaatcaattatatttttattttttattttctcaatgaaaataaaaatggtCAAACCAATTGCACCCTTAGATTCTTTTAATTGAAAAATTGTATTCTTCATGATAATAATATCATCTACGCAAACCTCAGTCACAAAATGTGGTAAATATTATTCCCAATGTGAAAATGTCCTATAAACTAAATGAACAAGCACTATTATGTATACAAATCTTAGAGATTAACCACCATACACAAATGAAACATTAAAACATCTTTTTACTTGAAAATTTTTGCAACTGTCTCGCAAAACTCTCTACACCTTTCTAAACCTGAttggaagaagagaaggaggcgGCAGCGTAACCACCCTCGAGGCCGCCACCATCGCTCCCACACTCCCTCACTGCCTTCGAGTAAATCACCGCATCGGTCAGGAGTAAAAGGTCCACAGAAATAATAAGTATGgcttttttaatattgttagcCGTCGATGGTAACTATTATAATCATTTCCAAAAATACACAAGTACAcaagaataaattatatttaataagattttttttaattttatgtattcTTATATATTCCTATGTATTTTCGAGATGATGAAAatagttgttattgttaattttttaactattttttttaactcaatatatttatgaaaaagataTATTGTCGTCGGGATATAAAACAAActctataaaaatataaaacaaactctataaaaatatataaattatagagtTCGTGAGGTGCGACAAatttttcttaaatgaaaaaaacatatttaaaaaattaaaattaaaaaattgagtttaaaaaaataataatttttttattttatttcactgAAAAATCTTATGTAACATTATTCACcgaaattataataaagatactTCATAGTCTCATAAATGAGAATATAAGATAAATTAACCAAAACTCATGTTAATTATTCACCAACCTTAAAGTGCACACTAGTTGTGGTTTTCCAATTGTAGCTTGAAGGTTCATTCATATCCAACCCAATCGACAATTTTGATATCTTTACGTCTCCACTTGCTGAATGGCAGAAATTGTTCACGGGAATTCCATGAATACCAATCTCAGGTTTAAGTGAATGCTGGAAAAAAACAGTTCAATAATGCCATGcatgaatttcttattttatttacattgttTAAGATAAATtacattgaatttttttaaaattcaaacgtACTTATTAAATATATCTTTTCTTTTAATAGTCTAACATTTTACCATCATGTAACCACCTctcttcaaatttatttttaaaatatgaactcgtcaaagttgttttttattttttaaattgattcatTAGAAAACATATTATTACTTATTACTAAACACGTGTTTTGCAtgcacaaaaatatttatattactagttaaaatattaattaaaataaataggaCAAGAGTGCAAATTGGACAAGTATAAGGTAAATATTAGGGTATAGAAAATAGAGATTTTATGTCAAACAAAAAAGGTAAATTAATAAACACAAAAAATGAAGTCGTAATAAGATTTAAATTATGAAATTATCTgacttaataattttatttttaaaaatattattcatacactaaaatcaactactaaaatcagttaccaatgtatttatgtataaatatatgttatttaatttatttttaatatatatttatatttcaacatgtattttatactgataactgACTTTAGAAACTGATTTTGGTATGCACATAGTAtagtcatttttttttaaattggttgaGTCATTCAAAATTgtaatatcaaaatattttaagaattcaATCGagtaatttatttatcttttaacttCTTTCTAATGCTaattgacaaatcaaaatataagCCAAAATGGTAACACAAACCACAATATTTAGAGACCTTTGACCAAGACATGGAGGTCTTGGTGTCCTATAATTTATCAACAAATTTGAATCATGCAACCCTTTGTGCCATGAAACATCAAGCAAATCACCATTGCCAAATAGTGTAGGCAGCTTCAGGCAAAGGCTACAACAATGgaagaaattaattaaaagttgAAATATTTGGTTACACCTCTTC contains:
- the LOC112718312 gene encoding outer envelope protein 39, chloroplastic-like isoform X1, giving the protein MGAHQSVYAGKAKLDVGVNLIQKLYSSSNVLSPLRTFSGPFSLANGSLCLKLPTLFGNGDLLDVSWHKGLHDSNLLINYRTPRPPCLGQRSLNIVHSLKPEIGIHGIPVNNFCHSASGDVKISKLSIGLDMNEPSSYNWKTTTSVHFKHIHFINDCGRSVSRDLDGFPLTLSGNSYDNMVVISQESRFEEVNDHKFSHYSFRVEQGIPIHPNLAIFNRFKFSASKGVKIGSAFFSTLFNGGSLVGATAPYEAFAIGGPNSVRGYGEGAVGSGYSSVVSKNEFSFPLDKQLTGVVFLDFGSDLRSSNRVLGNPGLRKGKPGSGIGIGYGIRFKTELVQITADCAINAFKQRTLYFGINNLVL
- the LOC112718312 gene encoding outer envelope protein 39, chloroplastic-like isoform X2: MLLRNGSSPKCLCWQRTFSGPFSLANGSLCLKLPTLFGNGDLLDVSWHKGLHDSNLLINYRTPRPPCLGQRSLNIVHSLKPEIGIHGIPVNNFCHSASGDVKISKLSIGLDMNEPSSYNWKTTTSVHFKHIHFINDCGRSVSRDLDGFPLTLSGNSYDNMVVISQESRFEEVNDHKFSHYSFRVEQGIPIHPNLAIFNRFKFSASKGVKIGSAFFSTLFNGGSLVGATAPYEAFAIGGPNSVRGYGEGAVGSGYSSVVSKNEFSFPLDKQLTGVVFLDFGSDLRSSNRVLGNPGLRKGKPGSGIGIGYGIRFKTELVQITADCAINAFKQRTLYFGINNLVL